The following proteins are co-located in the Bacteroidota bacterium genome:
- a CDS encoding serine acetyltransferase: MFVLFNFKFATLPDLGLFCSFVTRAERLLNMASQFKYFGQDVERMVGKKKIRYIHIWLSRNFWGLALYRLERGLFILLGSPYEKIRILFSPLFYPIQAYSNIDIHYKADIKGGISVLHPSVGIVVSGMSVIGRNLTMVGGNIIGAKDRCKPGDIQVGDDCIMGANAVIIGPINLGSKIYIAASACVVHNYPDGSITLMGVPAKPAKSKLI, translated from the coding sequence ATGTTTGTATTGTTCAATTTCAAATTTGCTACCTTGCCCGATTTGGGTTTATTTTGTAGCTTTGTTACTAGGGCAGAAAGACTTTTAAATATGGCAAGCCAATTCAAATACTTTGGACAAGACGTGGAACGGATGGTAGGTAAAAAGAAAATTCGCTATATCCACATTTGGCTTAGTCGAAACTTTTGGGGCTTGGCTCTGTATAGATTAGAGCGGGGCTTGTTTATTTTGCTTGGCTCACCTTACGAAAAAATCAGGATTTTATTTTCACCTTTGTTTTACCCCATTCAAGCCTATTCAAATATTGATATACACTATAAGGCAGATATCAAAGGAGGGATATCAGTCCTTCACCCGTCAGTGGGCATTGTTGTGTCGGGCATGTCAGTAATTGGGAGAAACCTTACCATGGTGGGTGGCAATATTATTGGTGCCAAAGACCGCTGCAAACCGGGAGATATACAGGTAGGCGACGACTGCATTATGGGGGCTAATGCAGTAATTATCGGCCCTATTAATTTAGGATCCAAAATATATATTGCAGCATCGGCCTGCGTGGTTCATAATTACCCTGACGGAAGCATTACGTTAATGGGAGTTCCTGCAAAACCAGCAAAGTCAAAATTAATATAA
- a CDS encoding transcriptional regulator, translated as MNYNEAKREFISTWGSMGPYWGINRTMAQIHALLLISPEALTTEDVMKQLEISRGNANMNLRDLVDWSLVMKKVKAGDRKDYFEAEKEPWKIAKYVARERRKRELSPLIKSLEVLSEFEGDGRDKNVKIFKKTVSGLKKMVLQTDNAIEMLMHAEESWFWSHMMGMIKFFKD; from the coding sequence TTGAATTACAACGAGGCAAAACGAGAGTTTATAAGCACCTGGGGCTCGATGGGGCCATATTGGGGAATCAACAGAACAATGGCACAAATACATGCCCTGCTTTTGATATCGCCCGAAGCACTTACAACCGAAGACGTGATGAAGCAATTAGAAATTAGCAGGGGCAATGCCAATATGAATTTGCGTGATTTGGTTGACTGGAGTTTGGTAATGAAGAAAGTGAAAGCTGGCGACCGTAAAGATTATTTCGAGGCAGAAAAAGAACCTTGGAAAATTGCAAAGTATGTAGCCCGCGAACGTCGCAAGCGGGAGTTATCGCCATTAATCAAATCATTGGAGGTGCTTTCGGAATTTGAGGGCGATGGGCGAGATAAGAACGTAAAGATATTTAAGAAAACAGTAAGTGGCCTGAAAAAAATGGTACTGCAAACAGACAATGCTATTGAGATGTTGATGCATGCCGAGGAATCTTGGTTTTGGAGCCACATGATGGGAATGATAAAGTTTTTTAAAGATTAA
- a CDS encoding glycosyltransferase family A protein, with protein MKLKGRIATFIFKTYPSSSWYFHLLPGVKGYVPVVRCKIADAEKYPEEAIDEAFDSTLSKELDLGYRLWNKGYMLTDDVSKWPEDTEKPTITDEYRFLRKYYKKAWALNVLFRRILTLHNPFVEISAFIKTRNTKSVELFKNHKEYKDYHSFQSPLAASHPRVSIIIPTLNRYKYLKDVIFDLEKQTVTPHEIIIIDQSKPLDLDFYKQFKAPIKLIVQEGRGQWLARNEAIKQAKSEWLLFFDDDSRVEPNWVEEHIKGVDYFKADISAGVSISKVGDKVPPNYSYFRWADQFDSGNALVHKRVFETVGLYDMQYDKMRMGDGEFGLRAYLQGFKSISHPYASRLHLKVSEGGLRQDGHWDAFHSQKWLDAIPIPSVTFLYRSYFNKLNIKVGMTTGLISATIPFNLKKYRSFLPLTFVLLLLKLPLTLLGFMKSWNISSKMMKEGSKIEKI; from the coding sequence ATGAAACTTAAAGGAAGAATAGCCACATTTATATTTAAAACTTACCCTAGCTCCAGTTGGTACTTTCATTTATTGCCTGGTGTAAAAGGTTATGTGCCTGTAGTGCGTTGCAAAATAGCTGATGCTGAGAAATACCCTGAAGAAGCTATAGATGAAGCATTTGATAGCACTTTATCGAAAGAATTGGACTTGGGATATCGCTTATGGAACAAAGGTTATATGCTAACCGATGATGTCTCAAAATGGCCTGAAGATACCGAGAAACCTACTATAACAGATGAGTATCGTTTTTTGAGAAAGTATTATAAAAAAGCATGGGCACTTAATGTATTGTTCAGAAGAATTTTAACACTGCACAATCCATTTGTTGAAATAAGTGCATTTATAAAAACAAGAAATACAAAAAGTGTGGAACTGTTTAAGAACCATAAAGAATATAAAGACTATCATTCATTTCAATCGCCACTAGCAGCTTCGCATCCCCGGGTTAGTATCATAATTCCTACCCTAAACAGATATAAATATTTGAAAGATGTGATATTTGATTTAGAAAAGCAGACTGTTACCCCTCACGAAATTATTATTATTGACCAATCGAAACCATTAGACTTGGATTTTTACAAACAATTTAAAGCCCCAATAAAATTGATAGTGCAAGAAGGCAGGGGGCAATGGTTAGCGAGGAATGAAGCGATTAAGCAAGCAAAAAGTGAATGGTTATTATTTTTCGATGATGATTCGCGGGTTGAACCCAATTGGGTAGAGGAACATATTAAAGGAGTTGATTACTTCAAAGCAGATATTTCGGCTGGGGTAAGTATATCGAAGGTAGGCGATAAAGTACCTCCCAATTATTCCTATTTTCGGTGGGCCGATCAATTTGACTCAGGAAATGCATTGGTTCATAAACGTGTATTTGAAACAGTGGGTTTGTACGATATGCAATATGATAAAATGCGGATGGGCGATGGCGAATTCGGGCTTAGAGCTTATTTACAAGGGTTCAAAAGTATATCACATCCGTATGCCAGTCGGCTACATTTAAAAGTGAGCGAAGGAGGATTAAGGCAAGATGGCCATTGGGATGCTTTCCATTCCCAAAAGTGGCTCGACGCTATTCCAATTCCGAGTGTTACGTTTTTGTACCGCAGTTATTTCAATAAATTAAATATTAAAGTAGGTATGACTACTGGTTTGATTTCAGCGACAATTCCGTTTAATTTAAAAAAGTATCGAAGCTTTTTACCGCTTACTTTTGTACTCTTATTGTTAAAATTGCCATTAACACTGCTAGGGTTTATGAAGTCGTGGAATATATCAAGTAAAATGATGAAAGAAGGCTCCAAAATAGAAAAGATATAA